A stretch of DNA from Xiphophorus maculatus strain JP 163 A chromosome 8, X_maculatus-5.0-male, whole genome shotgun sequence:
TCAGTGTAGCATAGCTCAGAGTAGCAAAGCGCTGCATAGCATAGCTCAGTGTAGCATAGTGCTGCGTAGCATAGCTCAGAGTAGCATAGCGCTGCGTAGCATAGCTCAGAGTTGCATAGCTCAGAGTAGCAAAGCGCTGCGTAGCATAGCGCTGCATAGGATAGCGCTGTGTAGCATAGGGCTGCGTAGCATAGGGCTGCGTAGCATAGAGCTGCGTAGCATAGGGCTGCGTAGCATAGGGCTGCGTAGCATAGCTCAGAGTAGCATAGCTCAGAGTAGCATAACTCAGTGTAGCATAGCTCAGAGTAGCAAAGCGCTGCATAGTGCTGCGTAGAATAGCTCAGAGTAGCATAGCTCAGAGTAGCAAAGCGCTGCATATCATAGCGCTGCGTAGCATAGGGCTGCGTAGCATAGGGCTGCATAGCATAGCGCTGCATAGCATAGCTCAGTGTATCAAAGTGCTGCGTAGCATAGCTCAGAGTAGCATAGCGCTGTGTAGCATAGCGCTGCATAGGATAGCGCTGCGTAGCATAGGGCTGCGTAGCATAGGGCTGCGTAGCATATTCGTGTCCTGATGTGTGATGTCTTTGCAGTGCCGTCTCCTGTAGAGCATCAGATCTGCCCAGCCGTCTGCGTTCTCATGAAGCTGTCCTTCGACGAGGAGCACCGCCATGCCATGAATGAGCTGGGTGGGTTCTAACCTGGTTCTGACCGGGTTCAAACCCGGTTCTGAattggttctgacccggttctgtgtCCCTGCAGGAGGTCTCCAGGCGGTGGCGGAGCTGCTGCAGGTGGACTGTGAGATGTTTGGGCTGAGCAGCGACCACTACAGCGTCACCTTGAGGCGATATGCTGGCATGGCGCTCACCAACCTCACCTTCGGAGACGTGGCCAATAAGGTGACAGCAGGGTCCTCCGTAGAACACAATAGAACCGCCTTTATTGTCCCTGAGCAGCCAATGATGTGCTGCCGTTTCCTATCAGGCCACGCTGTGCTCCATGAAGGGCTGCATGAGAGCCATGGTGGCCCAGCTCAAGTCTGAGAGCGAAGACCTGCAGCAGGTACGTTCAGCTGCTCCAGGAGGTAGATAGGGCCCGCTGCTCCGAGAGATAGACAGTATCTTGCTGTTCCAGGTGATAGCCAGTGTCCTGAGGAACTTGTCGTGGCGCGCTGATGTCAACAGCAAGAAGACGTTGCGTGAGGTCGGCAGCGTGCGAGCGCTGATGGGCTGTGCTCTTGAAGTGCAGAAGGTACAAACAGATGCTCACCTGATTCCAGAGCTCTACTGAGCATGCTCCGTCTGCCTCTTCTCATCACTCTTCCTGGTGTTGCAGGAGTCGACGCTGAAGTCCGTACTGAGCGCGCTCTGGAACCTGTCGGCCCACTGCACGGAGAACAAGGCGGACATCTGCGCTGTGGACGGCGCTCTGGCCTTCCTGGTGGGAACGCTCACGCACCGCAGCCACACCAACACTCTCGCCATCATCGAGAGCGGCGGAGGGATCCTGCGCAACGTCTCCAGCCTCATCGCCACCAACGAGGCGCACAGGTAACCCCGGTGCTCCTGAGGAGGCGGGGCACTGTGGCAGGAGGCGTGCTGAATCCCTGTGTCTCGTCTTGCAGGCAGATCCTGCGGGAGCACGGCTGCCTGCCgactctgctgcagcacctgaagTCGCACAGCCTGACCATCGTGTCCAACGCCTGCGGCACGCTGTGGAACCTATCGGCGCGGGATGCCCGCGACCAGGAGACGCTGTGGGAGCTGGGGGCCGTGGGCATGCTGCGCAATCTCATCCATTCCCGCCACAAGATGATCGCCATGGGCAGCGCCGCCGCCTTGCGCAACCTAATGGCCAACCGCCCCGCACGCTACAAGGACGCCAGTGTGGTGTCGCCCGGCGCCGGCGCACCATCGCTCCACGCCCGCAAACAGAAAGCGCTGTTTGAGGAGCTGGACGCCCAGCAGCTGTCAGAGACCTTCGATAACATCGACAACCTGAGCCCCAAAGCCGCCAACAGAAAGGGGCGGAGCTGCAACGGCGCTGGAAGCAGCACCACACGCTCCTACACCAACACGCCGGTGCTGTCCAGCCCGAAAGGCAGCGAGGGAGTGAAGAGAGCAAGCGAGGAGGTGGCATACGCACGGCCGGCGTTCCCGCCCAGCGTGCGCGCCTCCAGTGATAGCCTCAACAGCGTGACCAGCACTGATGGCTACGGCAACCGCGGCAAGACCAAACCGTCCTCCGACGTCTTCTACTCCTCTGACGAGAGCGCCGCCAACAAGTGCTGTGTCTACAGGAAGTACCCGGCGGACCTGGCACACAAGATACGCAGCGCCAACCACATGGCAGACGATGATGGCGCCGAGCTGGACACGCCCATCAATTACAGCCTGAAGTACTCAGACGAGCAGCTGAACTCGGGACGGCAGAGTCCGAGCCAGGACGGCGAGCAGGACACCCGGCTGCGCCGTGGCAACAGCAGCGAAGCTGGACAGAGTGGCGGCCGCATGGCGGCAGGGCAGCCGCCACGTTACGTCGTCGTCTCTGCAACATCCTCCTATGGTGGTGACGCCGTACCAGAGCAGCCGATCGATTATAGCCTGAAGTATGGAGATGAGTCGGCGCGCAAAGAGACTGCCATCCCCTCCCTAGCTCCTCCCACTTCCTCCTCCACCAACAAGCTCCGCAACCTGCCAGCCACCGCGCACTCTGAGGTCAAGAGCAACCAGGAGTCAACGCAGATTTACTATGTGGAGGATACGCCCATCTGCTTCTCCAGGGGTAGCCCCCTGTCCTCTCTGTCCTCTGAGGAAGATGAGGATGCTGATGTTGTGAGGAAGAGTAAAGGCAGCGGCAACGACTACCCGACACTTCCTGTCAGCGAGAAAGACGCTCAGGAGCAGCAGCAACGGCAGCAGAAGGAGGCCGAGAGTCAGACGTCGGCCGTGCCATCCACAAGAGGACGAAGGggccaccaccaccaccacggccaccatcatcaccatcaccaccacGTGACCTCATCGTCAGGCGCCAGGACCCCCAAAAGCCCCCCAGAGCCGCCGTACGCGCAGGAGACACCACTGATGTTCAGCCGCTGCACGTCGGTCAGCTCGCTGGACAGCTTCTCCACGTCGTCCATCGCCAGCTCGGTGCGCTCCAGCGAGCCGTGCAGCAGCGAGCCGAGCGGCGTGGTGAGTCCCAGCGACTTGCCTGACAGCCCGGGTCAGACCATGCCGCCCAGTCGCGCCAAGACTCCGCCGCCGCCCGCCCAGGGCGATGCGCCGACGCAGGGCGccaagaaggaggaggagggggacgTGCTGCTACACTTTGCTACGGAGAGCACACCGCACGGCTTTTCCCGTGCCTCCAGTCTGAGCGCGCTCAGTCTGGACGAGCCGTACATTGCGGCCGAGATGAAGGAGGCGGCAGCGGCGGGCGGCGAGGAGACGAAGCCAGTGCCTCTCAAGCCCATTCTGGACGAATCTGATGATGACAACGAGATCCTGGTGGCGTGCATCAACATGGCCATGCCCAAGTCCTCCCAGAAGCCCAAGAAGCCTCCGCCAGCAGCGCCACGGAAACCCAgccagcttcctgtctacaagCTCCTCCCACCGCAGAGCCGGCCGCCGCCACCGCAGAGGAAGGAGGTGCCACCATTGCTGGAGGAAGTGCCCCGTGTTTACTGTGTGGAGGGAACGCCGCTCAACTTCTCCACCGCCACGTCGCTCAGCGACCTCACCATCGACTCGCCACCCAACGAGGAGGCAACTCCGCCCCCGTCGGCCCCCAGAACCCGGCCGGCGGTCCCTGAGGGCGAAAATGGCGACGACATCTTGGCCGAGTGCATCAGCGCCGCCATGCCCAAAGCCAAGCCCCGCAAACCAATCAGAACACCAGACAGTGGCCAGGCCCCGCCCCCGCCCATGTCTCCGCCAACACTGCCGCAGATGAAGAAGAAACCCACCTCCCCCGTGAAGCCCATGCCTCAGCGGGCGCCATATGGTGTCGTCGCAGCGACAGCCACCAAACCCAAGCCGGGATTCGCCTTCGACTCGCCTCGCCACTACACGCCCATCGAGGGGACGCCATGTTGCTTCTCACGCAACGACTCGCTGAGCTCTCTGGACTTCGAAGAAGACGAGGCCGGTGAGAAGGACGGTGAGGACAGAAAGAgcaaggaggaggaaaacaggAAGCGGAAGCAGCAGACAGTCGCCATCTTCCCCCGCACCAAACTGCCGGCCAATCAGACGGTGGCGGACGAGAAGCAGAAGTTTGCCATGGACGACACGCCCGTCTGCTTCTCCAGGAACCCGTCACTGAGCTCGCTGAGCGACATCGACCAGGAGAACAACAACAAGGAGTTCGCCCAGCCCCCGCAgcacgaggaagaggaggaggaggaggaggaggcacttcctgctgctggacAGGTGAGACAGGAGGGACAAGTTGGGACAGGAGGGACAAGTTGGGAGGGGTCAGCAGGTTTCTTCCTGTGCAGAAGCAGGGGAACATTAAGCAACCCAAAGTACCCAGCATTCTGTTCCTCTCTCCGCTGGGCTTCACTACTTGGCTGACTGAAGCCTGGCATTAACTCCAACAGGCATCGGTGGACCCTGACATGCCAACTCCAAGCTTGGCGTGCGCCAGTGATGATCTAATGGCATCGGCACACCGGCGGTGCTGCCACACGGGTTTATCACAAAATCCCACTTGCGAGCTGAGACTGCAGCCAGAGAACAAAACCAccatgtgaaaataaattatttttacacgTGTTTAAGAAAACATTCAACTTAAAGTAAGCAGACCTTACAGCAGCCAAACTTTAATGTTCCAAAGGAACTGCAGCCCCCCCCTTATTACTGCCAGGCCCCCTGTCATCCTGTAAACGGCCTCCAGGGGGCAGTGTTGCCCCCATTGAGAAACACTATGTTAGTAATTGAATTAATTCCCAACAAGCCCTCGTCCACTGAACACTGAGAAGGAACAGCCCGTTCCCTTACATCGTTCCTTCAAAGCCTCCATTGATCCCGTACAGCGAGGGAGGGTTAGGGGTAGATTGGTAGGGTTAGGTAGGTATAGGGAGGAGGCCGGCTGCATTTAGACACACCTTCCCAGAGATCCAGGTGACCAACCTGAGCTTCAGACCAAAGGCtgttcagctgctgctgaggTTGGGAGAGTGCTGATTCAGCTTTTAGGCGGCCTGTCAGCACACATCGCCAGGGAGGAAACTGGAGGGTTGGAGTCTTCCTCATCATCCAACAGTGTGAGGAGGTCGGAGTTAACATCTGCCTCCGTTTGGAATCCCCCTGTCTCCATCTTCCTCCATCATGCCGGCCCAGTTCCTAGAGGGACTCACCTGGCGAGAGGCAGCTAGCTACAGCCGCTATTGTTTCCCTTTTAAAGGGTTCTGCCCTAGTGGCCTCCATCTGAGCGTGATCTgacaggagaaggagaagacatgcagcagatcGGGCCGGGGCTGTGAGGACAGCTTCAGTCCTGTACAGCTAGCACTAAGCCTGCCTGGACGCGACATAAACATTAGCTACTCTACTAATTAGACAGTCACTGAGGCAAAGTGATCAAAAGCCTTACAGAAAGGTTGAGTTTATCAGGAAAACCAGTGGATCTGGGGcttagctagtctgaaggatgTCTGATGGTTCCCTCTGTCCTCCGCAGGTGGAGTCGAAGCCCCGCCCCCCTGCGGCTAGCGGCTACGCCCCCAAAGCGTTTCACGTGGAGGACACGCCCGTCTGTTTTTCCAGGAACTCGTCCCTCAGCTCCCTCAGCATCGACTCGGAGGACGACCTGCTGCAGGAGTGCATCAGCTCCGCCATGcccaagaagaaaaagaagtccACTGCACCACCCGATGCCACATCTCCCACTGCCACGCCACCCGCCACCGTGCTGCCCGCCGCCCCTGTTCCCTTCGCCAGGGCAGATGAGGACATCCTGGCGGAGGAGGAGCCCTCGGAGGCGCCCCGCAGTCCGCCGTCTCCGGACTCTGAGTCCTTCGACTGGAAGGCCATCCAGGAAGGAGCCAACTCCATCGTTAGCAGCCTGAACGCCGCCGCCTCGGCCCTGTCCCGCCAACCGTCCTCGGACTCCGACTCCGTCCTGTCCCTGAAGTCCGTAGGCTCGCCTTTCCACCTGCCGGCGGCCGGCCGGACCAATGAGGACGACGAGGCAGCGTTGCAGGTCAAGCGCTGCGCCCGCATCCTGAAGCCTGGCGAGCGCAGCAGCCTAGAGGCcaagaggaaggaggaggaggaagaggaggaggcgaAGGCCCTGCGTGGGGGGAAGAAGGTCTACCGCAGTCTGATCACAGGAAAACCCCGGGCGGAGCCCGCTGCCAGGGGGCGAAGCAAACCCCGAGCTGCCGCTGCCGCCAAGGCTCCAAGAGGCGCCGACTCTGCCGACAGAGGGGGCGGGTCCTCTCATGACTCCACCCCTTCCCGGACCTCTGCGCCGGCCAATCAGAAGGCGGGAAAACTGTCTCAGCTGCCGCGTACTGCCTCTCCAGGAAGTGCCTCGTCATCATCTTCCTCCAGAGCCGCCAAGACCGTGCCGAAAGGCGGCGGCCTCCCCCGGAGCGAATCAGCCTCCCGGCTCGTCAGCTCCGCCCCATCCAGGAAGCAGAAGGCGGAGCCAGAGAAGCCAGCGCTGGTCCGCCAGTCAACCTTCATCAAGGAAGCTCCGAGCCCCACGCTGAAGAGGAAGTTGGAGGAGTCTTCCTCCTCCGCTGCCGTGGAGCCGCAGTCCAGCCCTGAGACGCCGCTTCCCCCCGCCACCCATCGCTCGCACTCAGAGAGCCCGTCACGCCCGCAGGAAGTAACCTCATCACGTATAAGCCGCACCGGCACCTGGAAGCGTGAGGCCAGCAGCGGCGGCTCCGGAGTGAGCGGCGGGAAACACTCGACCTCGCTGCCGCGCGTCGGCACCTGGAAGCGGACTGGAAGCTCCTCCTCCGTGCTGTCGGCGTCCTCAGAGTCCAGCGAGAAGGGACGGAGTGAAGACGGTGGCCGCAGTGACGCCAAGGGGACATGGCGGAAGATGAAGAGCGGCGGTGAGTCGACGGCTGCCAAGTCGGAGGACGTCTGGGTCCGCCTGGAGGATTGTCCCGTTAACAACCCGCGCTCGCCGTCCGCCTGCTCAGCGCGCTCACCTACCGCCGCCAACGCCCCGCCCGTCATCGATAGCCCCGCCCCCTCCAAGAtcccctcttcttcctcttcgtGCTCTTCCAACCTCAACCTTCGGCGGAGCTGTGAGAGCCTGGAAGagcaggctccgccccctcctgACCGCCAGCAGCAACGCAGCCAGCAGCGCAGCGGCGCCGTGGCGGCGCGCGTCAGTCCATTCAACTATACGCCCAGCCCCAGGAAGAACGGCACCGAGCTAAGCTCCGCTCCCTCGCAGCCTGCCGGTGGCACGTCGGCCCCACCGGCGCGGCCCTCGCTCATCCCCACCCCCGTGACCAAGAAGCGAGAGCCGAAGGGCGGAGACGGTGGCGGCGGCGAACGCGGCTCCTACATTGTCACGTCTGTGTGAGTctggaacaggaagtgatgtctgGGAACTGGAACTGTACTGGAAGTGATTCAATGTTTTGGCTCCGCCCccatcctgctgctgcttgaTTAGCTCCTCCCACCTGCCTGAGAGGAACCTTTCTATGTTTTTATACCACTGATCTGTAGCGCTTAGCTCcgccccctgccctgcatggcCCCACCCCTTCAGAACAGCGTTCCCATGGCGACCTGAAGGTGATGATATTGATGTTTCTGGTAGCTGTAGCGTCTGGAAGGTTTGATTCTGAACACAGCCCGGTATGTTGTAcggtaccagaaccagaaccttcggGCCGGGTCTGATTAACCCACTAACCTTCGATCCGATCAGGTCCAGTTAAACTACTGATCGGAACCTTTTGGACCTGTACCCAACAAAACTGGCTTTGTTCAGAACCTGATGCTTCCTGTCCTGTCGCCATGGAAACGAGTAACACTGTAAAGCGTAAGTTATTGCTGTAAACTGCAGCTAATTTAACCGATTGAGCTGCAGCAGAGACTCACTGCAGATGATCAATAAAGTTCAACACAAGCTGCGTCCTGCGTCTCTTTTCTCACCTGGTGACCCGGCCGCCGCCCCTTTAACGCCACGACCCGGCTACGGCGCCGCCGCCCCTTTAATGTCCCGACCCTTTAGCGCCGCCTGGGAACACCTGCTGGTCTTACAGGAAAAATACTActtttgaaattaaaggttatttttgagttttagttttcttcaggttcaaaaacaaactttatggccccaatttagctccataaatGTCTCATTAAATAACACCCtttaatcattttcataaaataatttcatttaaagtaacatttaaatgaacaaagTGGAATACTGGTTTGTATTTTAGAGTCACAGGTTGGCACCGTCATGTCAGCCAATGAGCTGCCTCCAGGAAGgagtcagccaatcagaacgaCAGACCAGGTGGAGTGAGAAGTGTCACTTTGTCCTGTAGCATCATGACTACAGCGACAGCTCCAGATAACCACAGCCAGGCTGACTGCGAATGAGACAAACACAGGAAACCAGTCAGAAGAGAAAGTTCTGACCGGTACCAGTTAAAATTCTGAAGGTGGTTGAGTCCGATCCGGACCAAACCCAGACCCTGTCGGACCAGGGACCTGCAGTACCTACCTGCCGGCCGGCAGAGGGCGCCAGCTTCTTTCTCTAACCCTTTCACGAGAGTCACGAGCAACGAAagtcttttattctgaaagagCGCAGCCGAAGTGGCGTCGCATTGCAGGTAGACGTCACTTCCGCCTGTCCTACTGTGATGGACACTCAGAAGGTAAGACTCGAAAAGCTCAGACCCAAATGGACCAGCGGTTCCGACCCAGACTGTGAAactagctgttagctgctagCCATTAGCTTCCCTTTGGCAGCGCGAGCTCTAGACTGACCGGAAACGGATCAGCTGTTTCCTCTCGGTAAAACAATCAATCCGCTCCGATCAGGTGATctggtaaccatggcaacctgATCGGAGGGGATCAGTGAGAGGAACGTGACGTTGTGTATCATGAGAATCGATCAGAAGATCCCGTCAGGTTTGGTCTGGGCTTTAACTAGGCCGTTGTAGAACCTGGATCGTCGATCTGCTGCTGTAAATAAAGAGATAAAAGGAAAtatcatttaatttctctttggatcaataaagtcttTCTGAATTTAGAACTAGCCGAGTGTCACAAACTTCTGGAGTGAATTTCATGAGTCAGTGTGGCCGCCGGTCGCCATGACGATCACATGACTGGGCAGCTGTTCCACCTGGAGGCCAGGTGAGCTGCGGTGACCTGAACCTGTCTGTTCCAACAGGAAGCTCTGCGCCGCATCATCAACACACTGGCCAATAAGAATGAAGAGCTGCAGCATTTCCTGGACTCGGTTGACGGCACTCAGACGGGCCTGCAGGTCAGCAGCTCATTGGCTGAGCGAGAGCAGGGGGAGGGGCTTAAATGGAATTATACCTGTCCTAAGTAGTTCTATGAATGAACTGTCCAATCAGGAGGAGTCCTGCAAGGTGATGTCAGAGCTGGAGGCGGAGCTAGAGAAGCTAAGCTCTGCCTTGGAGGAAAGAGGAACTCAGCTCCGTGACATCATCAAAGAGGAGAAGCGAAGgaaggaggcggagcttcaggtATGATGTCATCGTGGTTGTTTGCTGTTGTTGACCTAATCAAACCGtctggttgccatggtttccAGCGGCAGCTCTCCGAGGGGAAGGCCGCCCTGCTGTCCTGCCAGGAGCTGCTGGAGTTCGCCAACCAGTCGCTGACCATTACCAACGAAGAAGAGTTTCTAACGgtaagcaacattttcacttcctgttagcaaACTGGAAGCTGGACAGATTAGGGAGGGCGGATAATTGATCACAGAGGCCAGATTTTATGCTTcgttatttttataaacacctttatgtttttgttttgttctcaggCAGCCAAGCAGATCAAAGAGCGGTAGGTTACACATCATCACACTTCCTGCTTGGTTGCCATGTTTCATTTAGTTGCCTGTTTGGTTGCCATGTTTCATTTAGTTGCCTGTTTGGTTGCCATGTTTCATTTAGTTGTGTGTTTGGTTGCCATGTCTCATTTagttgtttctttgtttcttctttgttttcacttcctttttttGAAACTAACTGTTTCCTGTGATTGAAGCTCTGCTCtgcatgctaacatgctaacccCGCCCCCTACTAACACTTAGCCACACCCTCTTCTGTCGGCTCCGCCCCCTGCTGTTGCCAGGGTAACAATGGCTCCGGCGTTTCGGATGGCCACTCGGCCCGCGGTGTCAGAAAACATGTCGCAGTTTACTGTCGACTTCATTGGCGAGAAGGCGGGGCTTCTGCGCCTTAACTTCCTGCCAGGTCAGAAGCCACGCCCCTCAGGTCGCCATGGAAACAGCTATGATTGTCTCCTTACAGgaagtttgttttcagttccCAGAGCTCCAGAGATCGACGTCTCCAGCTGCGTCGTCCGTGACAACAGCATCACCGTCGCCTGGCGACCGAGCGACGGTGACGGACCAATCGAGCGCTACGATCTGGAGCATCGTAAGGCAAACCGCGGCAGTGCCCTGAGAGCCGCGGGGGAGGCCAGCTGGGAGAAgatcagtgacatcacagaCACTCAGGTGACGCTCTCAGGTGAGAAAACTCCTCCAGGTGTGATGTCACTCAGTCTTGTTGCCTAGCAATAACACCCCCGTTTCCAGGTCTGAAGTTTGATTCGCCATTCGTCGTCATCCGAGTCCGGGCGCGAAACAAGGCTGCCGCCGGAGACTTCTCTGAGCCTGTCGCCATGGAAACCAAAGGTCAATATAGCAAGACATGACAGGAGCGCTCACTCTGAAGCACGTCTCTGAaaccttcttcttctctgtttttggcAGCGTTTACCTTTGGCTTCGACACGGCGACGGCTCACGCTGAGCTCAAGATCCAGGGCGACACGGTCACATGGGAGCCCCagggggtcaaaggtcacgaCGCACGGCTCCGGGgcaaagagaataaaaacaggTGAGGAAGAGAAACGCTTCACTAGACCCGCCCACTGTCAGTAGCCCCGCCCACACCTGGACCCGCCCCTCCAGCAGGGTCAGGGGTCGGTGTTCAGGCTGGATTCGATTCTGTGGTTTACAGTTTACTGGTTCGCTGCACCTGTTCAGGTGTGATGACATCACCAGCTCAGGCGATAATGTTATGCCTGGTTGTGAGttgttcctctgctgctctgtgacctctgacctttctgTCCCTCTTCAGTCTCCGTCCCGCCTCCTCTGCCTTCCAGGTAGACACTGTTATCACCCACTTGTTGCCTAGCAACCGCCAATCACCCTCCCCTTCCACCACGTCCTTCATGCAGCCAATCATATCACCGCTGACATCACTGCTGACATCACCGCCGTGATAGATTTGTTGCTATAATGGTTGTGtgaggttaaaggttaaaggtcatgacCCCAGCTGTGGTCAGTTTTCATCTCAGCGTTTCTGTTCTCGTCATCTTCCTGCCGCATCATCGCTTTGGCTTGACCTCATTGGCTGTTTCGCCGCGGCGTTTCCTGTGTGCTAACATCTGCTTCCTTCTGATCGGTCAGCAGCCGGAGCGCCACTCCGTCGCCCAATAAGACGGCAGGAAGTCGAGGCGGACGCGAGCGATTCGCCGGGGAGGCCTACACCGTGCTGGGTACTGCAACTACACCTTTTACTTTAACTAGGCTGCCCAGAGGCTGCTTGGTTGGActtaaggcttttattttggtaattgtAGGTTAAGTTTTGTGTTTCTCCTAGGCGACCAGGAGATCAATGGAGGCTGTCACTACTGGGAGCTCCGCCCCCTCGCTGACTGGAAGTCGCTCAGTGTGGGCGTGGCCTACCGGGGCAGCTTAGGACGCTTCGACCAATTAGGGAAGAGCTCCGCCTCCTGGTGTCTCTACGCCAGCCAATGGCTGCAGAGCGCGCTGGCGGCCAAACATGGCAACCGAGCGAAGGCCTTGGATTGGCCGCTGCCTCAGCGAATCGGCGTTTACTGCGACCATGACAACGGTCTGCtgagtctccatggcaacagatCCCAtgactttcaaattaaaatccagAAGCTGTTTTAtagctgatgatgtcatcgctcttcctcctcctcttcctcaggagAGCTGATGTTCATCGACGTCGATCGGCTTCGCCTGCTGCACGTCTTCAGGAACCGCTTCCTGCAGCCGCTCGTCCCGGCCTTCACCGTGAGTACTACAGTACTGCTACAGTACTACTACAGTACTACTACAGTACTACTACAGTACTACTACAGTACTGCTACAGTACTACTACAGTACTGCTACAGTACTACTACAGTACTACTACTATACTACTACAGTACTGCTACAGTACTACTACAGTACTACTACAGTACTGCTACAGTACTACTACAGTACTACTACAGTACTACTACAGTACTGCTACAGTACTGCTACAGTACTACTACAGTACTACTACAGTACTGCTACAGTACTACTACAGTACTGCTACAGTACTGCTACAGTACTACTACAGTACTACTACAGTACTGCTACAGTACTACTACAGTACTACTACAGTACTGCTACAGTACTACTACAGTACTGCTACAGTACTGCTACAGTACTACTACAGTACTGCTACAGTACTACTACTATACTAGTATTGCAGCAATAGTAAAACAACATTGCCAGTTCCCTC
This window harbors:
- the apc gene encoding adenomatous polyposis coli protein, which translates into the protein MAAASYDQLLRQVEVLKMENSNLRQELQDNSNHLTKLETEASNMKEVLKQLQGTIEEESGEASGSQLELIERLKEMSLDPAGFRTRTRAPPPPSSSSSSASSSSGTMAGASGGSGGPGAQGPNPAAFPRRGAPTAGREGHDRCLEELEKEKSLLLAELEKEEKEKDWYYAQLQNLTKRIDSLPLTENFTLQTDMSRRQLEFEARQIRSAMEEQLGSCQEMERRAQARVSRIQQIEKDIVKLGTRLQVEGAQSAGDSGGLAVAQSSSSRLDQESANETSYSVPRRITSHLGTKVEMVYSLLSMLGTHDKDDMSRTLLAMSSSQDSCIAMRQSGCLPLLIQLLHGNDKDSLLLGNSRGSKEARARASAALHNIVHSQPDDKRGRREIRVLHLLEQVRHYCEACWSWQESHERGVDQEDNPMPSPVEHQICPAVCVLMKLSFDEEHRHAMNELGGLQAVAELLQVDCEMFGLSSDHYSVTLRRYAGMALTNLTFGDVANKATLCSMKGCMRAMVAQLKSESEDLQQVIASVLRNLSWRADVNSKKTLREVGSVRALMGCALEVQKESTLKSVLSALWNLSAHCTENKADICAVDGALAFLVGTLTHRSHTNTLAIIESGGGILRNVSSLIATNEAHRQILREHGCLPTLLQHLKSHSLTIVSNACGTLWNLSARDARDQETLWELGAVGMLRNLIHSRHKMIAMGSAAALRNLMANRPARYKDASVVSPGAGAPSLHARKQKALFEELDAQQLSETFDNIDNLSPKAANRKGRSCNGAGSSTTRSYTNTPVLSSPKGSEGVKRASEEVAYARPAFPPSVRASSDSLNSVTSTDGYGNRGKTKPSSDVFYSSDESAANKCCVYRKYPADLAHKIRSANHMADDDGAELDTPINYSLKYSDEQLNSGRQSPSQDGEQDTRLRRGNSSEAGQSGGRMAAGQPPRYVVVSATSSYGGDAVPEQPIDYSLKYGDESARKETAIPSLAPPTSSSTNKLRNLPATAHSEVKSNQESTQIYYVEDTPICFSRGSPLSSLSSEEDEDADVVRKSKGSGNDYPTLPVSEKDAQEQQQRQQKEAESQTSAVPSTRGRRGHHHHHGHHHHHHHHVTSSSGARTPKSPPEPPYAQETPLMFSRCTSVSSLDSFSTSSIASSVRSSEPCSSEPSGVVSPSDLPDSPGQTMPPSRAKTPPPPAQGDAPTQGAKKEEEGDVLLHFATESTPHGFSRASSLSALSLDEPYIAAEMKEAAAAGGEETKPVPLKPILDESDDDNEILVACINMAMPKSSQKPKKPPPAAPRKPSQLPVYKLLPPQSRPPPPQRKEVPPLLEEVPRVYCVEGTPLNFSTATSLSDLTIDSPPNEEATPPPSAPRTRPAVPEGENGDDILAECISAAMPKAKPRKPIRTPDSGQAPPPPMSPPTLPQMKKKPTSPVKPMPQRAPYGVVAATATKPKPGFAFDSPRHYTPIEGTPCCFSRNDSLSSLDFEEDEAGEKDGEDRKSKEEENRKRKQQTVAIFPRTKLPANQTVADEKQKFAMDDTPVCFSRNPSLSSLSDIDQENNNKEFAQPPQHEEEEEEEEEALPAAGQVESKPRPPAASGYAPKAFHVEDTPVCFSRNSSLSSLSIDSEDDLLQECISSAMPKKKKKSTAPPDATSPTATPPATVLPAAPVPFARADEDILAEEEPSEAPRSPPSPDSESFDWKAIQEGANSIVSSLNAAASALSRQPSSDSDSVLSLKSVGSPFHLPAAGRTNEDDEAALQVKRCARILKPGERSSLEAKRKEEEEEEEAKALRGGKKVYRSLITGKPRAEPAARGRSKPRAAAAAKAPRGADSADRGGGSSHDSTPSRTSAPANQKAGKLSQLPRTASPGSASSSSSSRAAKTVPKGGGLPRSESASRLVSSAPSRKQKAEPEKPALVRQSTFIKEAPSPTLKRKLEESSSSAAVEPQSSPETPLPPATHRSHSESPSRPQEVTSSRISRTGTWKREASSGGSGVSGGKHSTSLPRVGTWKRTGSSSSVLSASSESSEKGRSEDGGRSDAKGTWRKMKSGGESTAAKSEDVWVRLEDCPVNNPRSPSACSARSPTAANAPPVIDSPAPSKIPSSSSSCSSNLNLRRSCESLEEQAPPPPDRQQQRSQQRSGAVAARVSPFNYTPSPRKNGTELSSAPSQPAGGTSAPPARPSLIPTPVTKKREPKGGDGGGGERGSYIVTSV